The genomic segment TTATAGGTGTGAGTTTACATGATGCCCTGAACTTACACAATAGAAGCTCTTAATTCAGggtgattataaaatacatttttaatggcaCAAATAAGGAAATCAACttgattattaatttgtgtaaatgtataatagtttttaaacaatagtatttaaaaacattaaaatgtttgatcatagttacatattatttttccaaaataatttttaatttttataatgcacaagaattataaaataattatctgaatgtttaatatttttataatggtactttttaaatgcataaaatataaatgtaatcgTAATTATCTTTGGTGGAAATAATTTTTCCACTATTCATGAACATGTATTATAccatataactatttaattaattgtccaATACTTAAATGTAATATCAGATGATGAGCTACAGATATCCCAATAAAACTATTCATTAAATGAATAACATTAAAAGTTTAACcacaaactattattatatatagactgGAAATGACACGGTTGACGGGTATTTTTGTGATAACTGATTACATTTTATCGTGGTAATTTTGTGAGTGAAGGAATATTAGCGATAATTTGTTATGAGAACCTGGTAGTCTATGATCTCAAttcttaaatcattattattattattattattattattattattactgtactatattatacatcctACTAGTACATAATTCctatagaataattattgaatattatgggATAGCAAGATAGTGCTCTTATTGTATAGATTTCCTCACCATAATATTTACAGTGACATTTACACCACATTATTTACCCACCATTTCCAGTGTATATGATCTTAGTTTGTAGTatgacacataataatatattttaaaaataaaataaaataaaatatggatataaaaattaaaagttaaactgttcattaacaaaataatcacTTATTAAAAGTTTAGGCaatttgtaaatacaaatacatagtttcaacaaaaatatcacaataGCATTTGCTAgatggtaaaatatttattaacgtcTTGGTAGTCTTCTTTCTCTTCTTAGACTACATACCACTTTATTATAAACCACTACAGCATCAATATAATTCTAGCAGTTTCTAGTCTAACCATCCAATTATGCACTCACGTAGTACCTTTTCATTATGGTGCCACTCATGATGATTGACTCCCGGCACAGTGTACTCCACCAATCGATCCGTCATGTCTAGCTGATGTAATCCAATTGGGTCGTTATCGCTGTACACGTCGTCTTGTCGCCGTTCCCGCATTGGTATCAGTCCACCAGAACTATCCAGTACGGCAAATTGACTGTAAGAAGTAAGATTGGTAAATAGATGTAAAacaatcaaacatttttgtatagttgtaatgtaaataataagtacctggATTGCCAAGGTGAAATAACCCCATCGTCAGGCCCACCAATCAATACCAGCCGCTGCAGTCGAGTCAGGCCAAGTTTCTTGATGTTGGGGTTAGAATTATAGTTATCATTTTCTGCACAGTAGTTATCGTGGGCTGAGACCATAGCCATAAGTGTATCTACATCTGTTGTTACACTGCGAGCATCACTGTTGTTGTCGTTATGGCTTTCAGAAATTTTGACAGTGGCAGCGGAAACTGCTGCTATTGCTGCAGCAACACGtgcttcaatatttttttgagtgtCATCATTGGTCTCTGCTACAGTTGTAGTGCTACTAGTTACTGCAGTAGACATATTGCCCATCATCGTTTTTAAACCATTATCATTTTCATTCTGTTGTAAATGAAGACAACTCGATTCTTGTTTAACATTATCGATGACTGCAAGATACACACTGTATTTAAGGTATAGGTCCCTATGCCTGGGATCATACCAGAAGTTTGCCACAGACAATGCCCGTTGACCTAAGCGTGTGTAGAACAACTCATATGCCGTGCGTGCTGTCAATGCAGGAAACATTTTTGTGAAACACTCAGCTACAAAATTATAGaacaacagttattattatgttatacaaataaacataatattaaattaaacacatcAGTAAGTTGATACTTTTCTTGCAATTTTAGTACAAAAAAGTAAGAAAAAACTTTTCGcatataccatattaattatattatagtctttgtACATGAATGTATGTTCAGAACAACCAAGGTTAAATACAAGTACAAGTGTTTAACCAATTAggttataatatgcttattcaAATGAATTATAAGAAACAAACCTGGTataattgtaagttgtaactaacTTGCGTAACATACTAACATgatcaattattgtattattaatataatgagtaatttttaatttaaataatatattttactgaaaatattttttaataattcaatttaattttggtaagcaagcttaaaatagtaaaatgttagtaaattaCTTATGGATAGACA from the Acyrthosiphon pisum isolate AL4f chromosome X, pea_aphid_22Mar2018_4r6ur, whole genome shotgun sequence genome contains:
- the LOC100163656 gene encoding lysosomal thioesterase PPT2 homolog → MTMEKSDECNNTSGQKPPYRPVVIVHGLMTGDVSTMQHLAARIAELHPGTKTYVIDRFCGLASLEPLWRQTRKLADDLLKICSLHPEGVHIIGYSQGGLIARGMIEEYGTEHNVRTFVSLSSPQGGQYGAECFTKMFPALTARTAYELFYTRLGQRALSVANFWYDPRHRDLYLKYSVYLAVIDNVKQESSCLHLQQNENDNGLKTMMGNMSTAVTSSTTTVAETNDDTQKNIEARVAAAIAAVSAATVKISESHNDNNSDARSVTTDVDTLMAMVSAHDNYCAENDNYNSNPNIKKLGLTRLQRLVLIGGPDDGVISPWQSSQFAVLDSSGGLIPMRERRQDDVYSDNDPIGLHQLDMTDRLVEYTVPGVNHHEWHHNEKVLRECIIGWLD